One Drosophila virilis strain 15010-1051.87 chromosome 5, Dvir_AGI_RSII-ME, whole genome shotgun sequence DNA window includes the following coding sequences:
- the LOC6635903 gene encoding histidine-rich glycoprotein, giving the protein MSLKFVVCLLLGLCCGRAAATDDAETPVYKLEGASIEDQDVYVAENYFSDPSTIKVEGSVGSPDEDAMDTVGSKREGVPNSYPFYWNMPNSYYPTTGVKTSVVTRADPPADTGNSENGHHGNGHNGNEHPGHGHHGHGHPGHENPGHGHEHPGHGHPGHGHPGHGHPGHGHPGHGYPGHEHPGHEHPGHGHPGHGHHGHGHPGYEYPGHGYPGHGHHHPYPYPYPTYPGYPYPGFPYPGFPYPGIPFPGYPYPGYPYPSYPHPGYPEHHPRPRPRPRPTPAPRPDSQRTKVCKVIIPFGKVCTYLDDN; this is encoded by the coding sequence ATGAGCTTGAAATTTGTTGTCTGCCTTCTGCTGGGCCTCTGCTGCGGCCGAGCTGCGGCCACGGATGACGCTGAGACGCCGGTCTACAAATTAGAGGGCGCTAGCATCGAGGATCAGGATGTGTATGTTGCCGAAAACTATTTCAGCGATCCCAGCACCATCAAGGTGGAAGGCAGCGTCGGCAGCCCGGATGAGGATGCCATGGACACTGTTGGTTCGAAGCGTGAGGGAGTGCCTAACTCGTATCCCTTTTACTGGAATATGCCCAACTCATACTATCCGACGACGGGCGTGAAGACTTCTGTGGTAACGCGGGCGGATCCACCAGCCGATACCGGAAATTCCGAAAATGGTCATCACGGAAATGGACACAACGGAAATGAACATCCTGGACATGGACATCATGGACATGGTCATCCAGGACATGAAAATCCCGGACACGGACATGAACATCCTGGTCATGGACATCCCGGACATGGACATCCCGGACATGGACATCCCGGACATGGACATCCCGGTCATGGATATCCCGGACACGAACACCCCGGACATGAACACCCTGGACATGGACATCCCGGACATGGACATCACGGACATGGGCATCCCGGTTATGAATATCCCGGTCATGGATATCCTGGACATGGACATCATCATCCATATCCTTATCCATATCCCACCTATCCTGGTTACCCATATCCTGGATTCCCCTATCCCGGCTTTCCTTACCCAGGCATCCCCTTCCCTGGTTACCCCTACCCTGGCTATCCGTATCCTAGCTATCCGCATCCAGGTTACCCAGAGCACCATCCTCGTCCTCGGCCCAGACCAAGACCTACACCAGCACCTAGACCTGATTCGCAAAGAACAAAGGTATGCAAGGTGATCATTCCCTTTGGCAAAGTCTGCACATATTTAGACGATAATTAG
- the LOC138911403 gene encoding uncharacterized protein, which produces MKPQAALQIIALTTLWTACHAQSGKVETERIQPRTTLPLLLLLGYPLALPQLDVAGSVGVGGGGGVLPGIPIRRPQDEPTITRMPPQVAADAPPQNAQNDASPDANAQIREQFIQGVLQGLQSMAANGGPRPNIQPAVLADLLQQVMAAQTTKPPQPTPPAGVEKEAQLPSNDDSSNDNDPDYDYIDFKNGSRIKYELDNNQHFADSRYSNKTLQQPTAAVVLPVYSYYRPQQLYAI; this is translated from the coding sequence ATGAAACCGCAAGCTGCGCTCCAAATTATTGCTCTGACCACGCTCTGGACGGCTTGCCATGCACAGTCTGGGAAAGTGGAAACGGAACGGATACAGCCGCGCACGACCttgcctttgctgctgctgctcggctATCCCTTGGCCCTGCCACAGCTGGACGTGGCTGGCAGTGTCGgtgtcggcggcggcggcggcgtgtTGCCCGGCATTCCCATAAGACGACCACAAGATGAGCCCACGATAACACGTATGCCACCTCAGGTGGCTGCCGATGCGCCGCCACAGAATGCACAGAACGATGCGAGTCCAGATGCCAATGCCCAGATACGTGAACAGTTCATTCAGGGCGTGCTGCAGGGCCTACAATCGATGGCAGCCAATGGAGGACCCCGCCCCAACATACAGCCGGCTGTGCTGGCGGACCTGCTGCAGCAGGTGATGGCGGCACAGACCACCAAGCCGCCGCAGCCAACACCGCCGGCTGGCGTTGAGAAGGAGGCGCAGCTGCCGAGCAATGATGATAGCAGCAATGACAATGACCCCGACTACGATTACATAGACTTTAAGAATGGTTCACGCATCAAGTACGAGCTGGATAATAATCAGCACTTTGCTGATTCGCGGTATTCAAATAAAACGCTGCagcagccaacagcagcagttgttCTACCGGTCTACAGCTACTATAGACCACAACAGCTGTACGCTATCTAG
- the LOC6635902 gene encoding ejaculatory bulb-specific protein 1: MSSKLALCLLLALCCVLAVAKDVQQDSIEDQDTYTEDDYLNDSSSEAEQELNSIDATRQSQKRILIYPFYPSYPSSPSYPSYPSHPSYPSYPHYPDWPHGYPSYPHHPRPPPRPEDPEEPQEPVPPPPPPPPPPHPHPGHPQHPDHPGHPGHPGPHPGHPGNPGPYPGYPYPGYPYPGYPYPGYPYPGYPYPGYPKPGYPKPGRPTPRPTRRPTRPPTTPQSHICKKITPLGIVCI, translated from the coding sequence ATGAGCTCGAAATTGGCTCTCTGCCTGTTGCTAGCACTTTGCTGCGTCTTGGCTGTGGCCAAGGATGTTCAGCAGGACAGCATTGAGGATCAGGATACGTATACAGAAGATGATTATCTGAACGATTCGAGCAGTGAAGCCGAACAGGAACTTAACTCCATTGATGCGACACGTCAGAGTCAAAAGCGGATTTTGATATATCCCTTCTATCCAAGTTATCCCAGCAGTCCCAGTTATCCCAGCTACCCCAGCCACCCCAGCTACCCCAGCTATCCACATTACCCGGACTGGCCCCATGGCTATCCCAGCTATCCGCACCATCCAAGACCACCGCCAAGACCGGAAGATCCCGAAGAACCCCAAGAACCAgtgccaccaccgccgccaccaccaccaccaccgcaTCCGCATCCTGGTCATCCACAACATCCTGACCACCCAGGTCATCCTGGTCATCCAGGTCCACATCCTGGCCACCCAGGTAATCCCGGTCCATATCCTGGTTATCCGTATCCTGGTTATCCGTATCCTGGCTATCCCTATCCTGGCTATCCCTATCCTGGCTACCCCTATCCCGGCTACCCGAAACCCGGCTATCCCAAGCCCGGACGTCCTACGCCCAGGCCCACCAGACGCCCAACTAGGCCACCCACAACACCCCAGTCGCACATCTGCAAGAAAATAACTCCACTGGGCATTGTCTGCATCTAA
- the LOC26531703 gene encoding differentially expressed in FDCP 6, which translates to MLAKSFLLVLISLAASTAQFSQVPRKHWRRAAVHGAFNVDAYAYNKPMVNLVGHLPPPGQALPMGQLLEQLAQSSRLRALPKGQYRNLDREPSRLNGEPRQSAADFGGSLEPSALAALNSQLAKLQMNLSLDQANIYSHEFHVENKGNRKIVLINTLDEAKTESEQPLKEEPEQEQLQLGPLNVKLALPVLGEGEGVTQKVDSSKIVMNTEAISSMKAMQSEMEESKKTKGANDSKERANDATTIEMESTATATTAVEPGQQQHSETVVNAKQEQVERQKQKLGELQQKVKQAKAKEEMKTHQAGEMQQQKEKQLQQAHQLQMKSKKGQSVDDVAISKKRDRHNDNDAQANGMNMPPKPKPEPEPEIKPTAVGAGAGAADKPLGLASKPKSKRRQTQTKTKIPNGIDTKPNASSAAQSNAPTSTIRPASTDEKLTTATADVKAPAMAINSYSQATRRPILKKGNKIPSKGKGKRRGAQRRPSAAAADEQDIETTTNWWQILPYAEIRKFLNTIYDSMTDEADDERAQQI; encoded by the exons ATGCTGGccaaatcatttttattggTGCTCATCAGCCTGGCAGCAT CTACGGCGCAATTTAGCCAGGTGCCGCGCAAGCACTGGCGACGTGCAGCCGTCCACGGCGCCTTCAATGTGGATGCGTATGCGTACAACAAGCCCATGGTGAATCTGGTGGGACATTTGCCTCCACCCGGCCAGGCGCTGCCCATGGGCCAGCTGTTGGAGCAGCTTGCGCAGAGCAGCCGACTGCGGGCCCTGCCGAAGGGGCAGTACAGGAATCTCGACCGGGAGCCGTCGCGCCTTAATGGAGAGCCGAGACAATCGGCTGCTGATTTTGGAGGCAGCCTGGAACCGTCGGCATTGGCTGCCCTAAACAGTCAATTGGCCAAGCTGCAAATGAACTTAAGTTTGGATCAAGCGAATATATATTCGCACGAATTTCACGTGGAGAACAAAGGCAACAGGAAAATTGTGCTAATTAACACGCTGGACGAGGCCAAGACAGAGTCTGAGCAGCCGCTGAAGGAGGAGCCAGAGCAGGAGCAGCTACAACTGGGTCCATTGAATGTAAAATTGGCATTACCTGTGCTCGGGGAGGGTGAGGGTGTAACACAGAAGGTCGATTCGAGCAAAATTGTGATGAACACTGAAGCAATTAGCTCTATGAAAGCTATGCAATCCGAAATGGAGGAGTCTAAGAAGACCAAAGGGGCAAATGACAGCAAAGAGCGAGCAAATGATGCGACAACAATCGAAATggaatcaacagcaacagcaacaacagctgtcgagccaggacagcagcagcattcgGAGACTGTTGTCAATGCAAAGCAGGAGCAGGTGGAGCGACAGAAACAGAAGCTGGGAGAGCTACAGCAGAAGGTAAAGCAAGCCAAGGCAAAGGAGGAGATGAAGACGCATCAGGCGGGCgagatgcagcagcagaaggaaaagcaactgcagcaggcGCATCAGTTGCAGATGAAGTCAAAGAAGGGTCAGAGCGTTGATGACGTTGCCATTTCCAAGAAACGTGACAGGCACAATGACAATGATGCCCAAGCAAATGGCATGAATATGccgccaaagccaaagccagagccagagccagagatCAAGCCAACTGCAGTCGGAGCTGGAGCCGGAGCAGCAGATAAGCCACTGGGCCTGGCCAGCAAACCGAAGTCCAAGCGCaggcaaacacaaacaaaaaccaagATACCAAATGGAATTGATACAAAGCCCAATGCTTCAAGTGCTGCACAGTCCAACGCTCCAACGAGTACCATTCGGCCAGCGTCAACTGATGAAAAGCTGACGACTGCCACAGCAGATGTCAAAGCCCCGGCCATGGCAATCAACAGCTACAGCCAGGCCACACGCAGGCCAATCCTAAAAAAGGGTAACAAAATTCCCAGCAAGGGCAAAGGGAAACGAAGGGGCGCTCAACGGCGACccagtgcagcagctgctgatgaGCAGGATATCGAAACTACGACAAATTGGTGGCAGATACTACCATATGCGGAAATTAGAAAATTTTTGAATACCATCTATGATAGCATGACCGACGAGGCGGACGACGAGCGTGCCCAGCAAATATGA
- the LOC6635910 gene encoding uncharacterized protein, with protein MWPLSGTLLWLLLQLAIRSEAVAPPSLEALQQIPQLSYDQVALIADNATARCQLMPQLCDWQLHLYEGHPFQVELPSSQDAAGEQMEVVTRPAAGTSTASPNLSLLSFAVPGVNNNHELLIYAQVETVFKPKPKPRPRPKAKSNSKSKSRKRKRLLANNKMLM; from the coding sequence ATGTGGCCATTAAGTGGAACTTTACTGTGGCTGCTTTTACAATTGGCCATACGCAGCGAAGCTGTGGCCCCGCCCAGCCTCGAGGCACTGCAGCAAATACCTCAATTAAGCTACGACCAGGTGGCGCTCATAGCTGACAATGCGACAGCACGTTGCCAGCTGATGCCGCAGCTCTGCGACTGGCAGCTGCATCTGTACGAGGGCCATCCATTCCAGGTGGAGCTGCCCAGCAGCCAAGATGCTGCAGGCGAGCAGATGGAGGTGGTGACTCGACCAGCCGCTGGCACATCCACTGCTTCGCCCAACCTGTCGCTGCTCAGCTTTGCGGTGCCCGGCGTCAACAACAACCACGAACTACTCATCTATGCGCAGGTGGAGACGGTGTtcaagccaaagccaaagccaaggcccaggccaaaagcaaaatcaaactcaaagtcaaagtcaagGAAAAGAAAGCGTCTgctggccaacaacaaaatgcttatgtaa
- the LOC116650860 gene encoding actin-binding protein WASF2-like, protein MSSKVALCLMALALCCASTVAQPMEEDYDEDYASEPYEEDIVGVNEYAVEAIQWQSGAYPNYCNITYQNRIYYYLGYPCPPAPEPRPPRPHPGPHPTHRPHPTHQPHPTHQPHPTHSPHPTHHPHPGPYPHPGYPYPGYPYPSHPYPTRRPESKRICVKIAGIGLLCTPAIHIHVD, encoded by the coding sequence ATGAGCTCGAAAGTGGCCTTGTGCCTAATGGCTTTGGCGCTCTGCTGTGCTTCTACGGTTGCGCAGCCCATGGAGGAGGACTACGATGAAGACTATGCATCGGAACCATATGAGGAAGATATAGTCGGCGTGAACGAATATGCAGTTGAGGCAATTCAATGGCAATCGGGCGCTTATCCCAACTATTGCAATATAACCTATCAGAATCGTATCTACTATTATCTGGGTTATCCTTGTCCGCCGGCACCTGAACCAAGGCCACCGCGTCCGCATCCAGGACCGCATCCGACACATCGTCCTCATCCTACACATCAGCCTCATCCCACACATCAGCCCCATCCTACACACAGTCCCCATCCTACACATCATCCGCATCCTGGACCTTATCCACATCCGGGCTATCCTTATCCAGGCTATCCGTATCCCAGCCATCCTTATCCCACAAGAAGGCCAGAGTCCAAAAGAATCTGCGTGAAAATCGCAGGCATCGGTCTTCTTTGCACACCAGCAATACACATTCATGTTGATTAG
- the LOC116650861 gene encoding E1A-binding protein p400-like: MLRYIVLLLVLCAVAQTQALNVYARAALPSSEEIDEEEPSAEGRVFSIIRDSDRDHPPRYPHYHDDRPIIIQPPPQQPSYPAPSYPPPQYPSHPPPPYPHPYPQPYPQPYPFPVPVHHPHPPPPTIIKPIIRPHYPRPRPHHHYGSGFSGYGFPPFINITYSPVLTSGTTSTGGTTSGGTTTGDITDGTRSGLDQQQLNYLTQLSQQLLAQSIGSQPQLLQYSSPVAAVAPNSLIYQQQPQQYYAPPTSQLIAINLDETQEELDEVEPTRPKTKPKRQQYTVRRSQKSKKKNKKNRNHTKLVYLALEPEAEAQAQSTVMEPLA, from the coding sequence ATGTTAcgatatattgttttattgctGGTGCTTTGTGCTGTGGCGCAGACGCAGGCGCTGAATGTGTATGCTCGAGCTGCTTTGCCCAGTTCGGAGGAGATTGACGAGGAGGAGCCGTCGGCCGAGGGACGCGTCTTTTCGATAATCAGAGATTCGGATAGAGATCATCCACCGAGATATCCACACTATCATGACGATAGGCCTATTATTATACAGCCGCCGCCGCAACAGCCCTCGTATCCAGCACCATCGTATCCGCCGCCGCAATATCCATCGCATCCCCCGCCACCGTATCCGCACCCCTATCCACAGCCCTATCCGCAGCCATATCCGTTTCCAGTGCCCGTGCATCATCCGCATCCACCGCCGCCGACAATCATTAAGCCCATCATTAGGCCACACTATCCACGTCCACGTCCGCATCACCACTATGGATCCGGTTTTAGCGGCTACGGTTTCCCACCATTCATCAACATCACCTACTCGCCCGTGTTGACCTCAGGCACAACATCAACTGGCGGCACCACAAGCGGCGGCACCACAACCGGAGACATCACGGACGGCACACGTTCCGGTTTAGACCAACAACAGTTGAATTATTTGACACAACTGTCTCAGCAGCTGCTTGCCCAATCCATTGGCTCCCAGCCCCAGCTGCTGCAGTACTCCAGCCCAGTCGCAGCAGTGGCACCCAATAGTCTAATctatcagcagcagccacagcaataCTATGCACCGCCTACGAGCCAACTGATTGCCATCAATCTGGACGAGACGCAAGAGGAACTGGATGAAGTTGAGCCTACCCGACCGAAGACCAAGCCCAAGAGACAGCAGTATACAGTGCGTCGTTCCCAGAAATCAAAaaagaagaacaagaagaacagGAATCACACAAAGCTGGTCTATTTGGCCCTCGAACCGGAAGCCGAAGCGCAAGCTCAGTCCACGGTAATGGAGCCGCTTGCCTAG
- the LOC6635909 gene encoding uncharacterized protein, whose translation MFISQACLWILLAAPAWSQSKVDRSQLRMNIPGWDISDLYSRITNAFSAPHKKQKVHRQKVDPAAIDDYYNNYWENYYYHNPPYVEYVPWPRPPPRPRPTRRPRPTTTTRSPLTTSTAAATTTTAATTTSTTTPATTASTTTPRPSTSATVTTAPPPTSTSPPSSTPPPTSTITTNQPVREYIVSNFADDYSAPEAELKPEQQLSIKSRPQSVTSLCHYHPKLCDQPDEAHFMELTDGNGNPLILIAPATTNRQTFRHTLRPTRRYNSQRIRSKSKNKIYMITPKAKQKSSSIKLISRSRYHK comes from the coding sequence ATGTTTATTAGTCAGGCGTGTCTGTGGATCTTGTTGGCGGCGCCCGCCTGGAGCCAGTCAAAAGTTGATCGCAGCCAGTTGAGAATGAATATTCCAGGTTGGGATATAAGCGATTTGTATTCGCGGATAACGAACGCATTTAGCGCACCACACAAGAAGCAGAAGGTCCACAGACAGAAAGTGGATCCTGCTGCCATCGATGATTACTATAACAACTATTGGGAGAACTACTATTACCATAATCCGCCGTATGTGGAATACGTGCCTTGGCCGCGTCCGccacccagacccagacccacaCGCAGGCCTCGACCCACGACGACCACCAGAAGTCCTTTGACTACAAGCACAGCGGCTGCGACTACAACCACGGCCGCTACAACTACCTCAACCACAACTCCAGCCACTACAGCTTCAACCACCACGCCTAGGCCTAGCACAAGTGCAACCGTAACCACGGCGCCGCCTCCTACAAGCACATCGCCTCCTTCGAGCACACCGCCTCCTACAAGCACCATCACAACCAACCAACCTGTCAGAGAATATATTGTATCGAACTTCGCTGACGATTATAGTGCACCAGAAGCTGAGCTGAAGCCGGAGCAACAGTTGTCCATCAAATCGCGACCGCAATCTGTGACCTCACTGTGCCATTATCATCCCAAGCTCTGCGATCAGCCCGATGAGGCGCACTTTATGGAACTAACCGATGGCAATGGCAATCCACTTATATTGATAGCTCCAGCTACAACCAACCGACAAACATTCAGGCACACATTGAGGCCCACACGCCGATACAATAGTCAGCGAATACGCAGCAAGAGCaagaataaaatttatatgatAACACCCAAGGCTAAGCAAAAGAGTTCcagcattaaattaatttcaagaaGTCGCTAtcataaatga